GCGGCGACGGCGGCCGCTGACGTCGCGGGCGGCTCGCGGGCGGATGTCCGATGTGCCGGTGCTGATCGCGCTCTCCGGGCTGCCCGGCGTCGGCAAGTCGACGGTTGCGGCGGCACTCGTCCGCCGGACCGGCGCGGTTCACCTGCGCGTCGATTCCGTCGAAGCGGCGCTGAAGCGGTCCGCGCTCGCCATCGATCCCGCCGAGGACGCCGGCTATCTGGCGCTCGCCGCGGTCGCCCGGGACAATCTCGCGCTCGGACACACCGTGATCGCCGACACTGTGAACCCGGTCGCGGCCTCCAGGATGTTGTGGGCCGACACCGCGCGGGCCGCCGGTGCCATCTGTCTCGACGTGGAGCTCGTCTGTTCCGATCGCGCCGAGCACCGGCGTCGCGTGGAAGGCCGCACCAGCGACATTCCCGGCCTCGCGCTTCCCGACTGGGCGCGGGTCACAGGTCGTGATTACGAGCCCCGAACCGACGACCGGCTGATGCTCGATACCGCCATCCTGTCGCCGGCCGATGCCGTCGCCCGGATCGTTGCCGCCCTTGCCGCCTGATCGCGC
The DNA window shown above is from Amorphus orientalis and carries:
- a CDS encoding AAA family ATPase — its product is MSDVPVLIALSGLPGVGKSTVAAALVRRTGAVHLRVDSVEAALKRSALAIDPAEDAGYLALAAVARDNLALGHTVIADTVNPVAASRMLWADTARAAGAICLDVELVCSDRAEHRRRVEGRTSDIPGLALPDWARVTGRDYEPRTDDRLMLDTAILSPADAVARIVAALAA